A stretch of DNA from Aurantiacibacter atlanticus:
CATGGCCAGCGCACTTCCCGCGCCTCTGGCAGCGCGATTGGCAGTCATCAGCAAGGCAATGCCAAGCGCAGCCAAAAGCGGTAGTAAGGCGGCAAGGCCGATATTGGCAAAATTGGGGCGCAGAACGATAAGGACGCCCGCAAAGGCGATAAAGATCGCGATGATCGTAGACAGTCGCAAACGCTCGCCCAAAAACAATGCCGCAAGCATCGCGGTGATCATCGGCTGGGTAAAGGATAGCGCCACCGCATCGGCCAGTGGCATAAGCCAGACGCTGGCGAAAAATGCGATGGTAGCAATTGCAACGCTGATACCTCGCAAAAGCTGGATCATCGGCTTGGGAATGTTACGAAATGGCGCTGTCCCCTGACGGGCCGCCAGCAGTGCGGAAAGGCCAATGGAGCCAAGGATGTAACGAAAGCCCGCTACGGCAGCAGGGGTCCAGGCTCCGTCCAGTCCCTTCACCACGGCATCGCCAACGGAAAGGAGGCAGAAGCCGGTCAGCGCGAAGAGCAGCCCCGCCCTGTCCGATTGTCGCATGCCGTTGGTATCCCTGTGATCCTGTATGCGCGGCTTAGGCTGCGCTAAACCCATGATCAACATTTCGGCACGATAATTCGAGGATGCATCATGGACCCGACAACATCCTTTACCTCGTGTTAAACACACATGCTTAACAAAGGGATGCGATAAGCCTAAAGCAGAGCTTCGCCGCGGGGGCCAGCATTGACCAAACTCATCATTCAGATCCCCTGCCTCAACGAGGCAGAGACCCTGCCTGCAACCCTTGCTGCCTTGCCACGCAGCGTGGCCGGTATCGACGTGGTCGAATATCTGGTGATCGACGATGGCAGCAGCGATGGCACTGCGCAGATCGCACTGGAAGCAGGCGCGCATCACGTGGTAACTCACCGCCGCAATAGGGGCCTTGCTGCGGCCTTTCGCAGCGGAATAGACCGCGCATTGGCTGAAGGCGCGGATGTTATCGTCAACACCGATGGTGACGGGCAATATGAAGGCGCCGACATC
This window harbors:
- a CDS encoding DMT family transporter, which translates into the protein MRQSDRAGLLFALTGFCLLSVGDAVVKGLDGAWTPAAVAGFRYILGSIGLSALLAARQGTAPFRNIPKPMIQLLRGISVAIATIAFFASVWLMPLADAVALSFTQPMITAMLAALFLGERLRLSTIIAIFIAFAGVLIVLRPNFANIGLAALLPLLAALGIALLMTANRAARGAGSALAMQVYVAITGSIVITVVAIVGHVSGIESLRLFWPEWHVMARVAFVAFSASAAHWLIYMGTERAGAATIAPMTYGQLIVATLLAWLFFDEMPDAVAMLGAGLIVIAGLWLWHAGRNTTPAAKAR